The following are encoded together in the Alphaproteobacteria bacterium genome:
- a CDS encoding haloacid dehalogenase type II translates to MIADIKACIFDVFGSVVDWRSSLIKDLSAFGAAKNISGVDWTEFSVAWRRMYQPAMEEVRSGRRPFTQLDTLHRESLYVLLDRFAIKGLTGLDIEHMNKVWHRLDPWPDSVPGLTLLKTKYIIAPCSNGNVALMVNMAKRAGLPWDCILGAEAARAYKPTPRAYLGSCELLNLMPHEVLMCAAHNNDLKAAKAQGLRTAFWPRPAEHGPGQTTDLAADPEAVDIPAADIVDLARKLGC, encoded by the coding sequence ATGATCGCGGACATCAAGGCCTGCATCTTCGACGTCTTCGGCTCGGTGGTCGACTGGCGCTCGAGCCTGATCAAGGATCTGTCGGCCTTCGGCGCCGCGAAGAACATCAGCGGCGTCGACTGGACCGAGTTCTCGGTCGCCTGGCGCAGGATGTACCAGCCGGCGATGGAGGAGGTGCGCTCCGGCCGCCGGCCGTTCACGCAGCTCGACACGCTGCATCGCGAGAGCCTCTACGTGCTGCTCGACCGCTTCGCCATCAAGGGCCTGACCGGGCTCGACATCGAGCACATGAACAAGGTCTGGCACCGCCTCGATCCGTGGCCTGACTCGGTGCCGGGTCTCACGCTGCTGAAGACGAAATACATCATCGCACCGTGCTCGAACGGCAACGTGGCGCTGATGGTGAACATGGCCAAGCGCGCCGGCCTGCCGTGGGACTGCATCCTCGGCGCCGAGGCGGCGCGCGCCTACAAGCCGACGCCACGCGCCTATCTCGGCTCCTGCGAGCTGCTCAACCTGATGCCGCACGAAGTGCTGATGTGCGCCGCGCACAACAACGATCTGAAGGCGGCCAAGGCGCAGGGCCTGCGCACCGCCTTCTGGCCGCGCCCCGCCGAGCACGGTCCCGGCCAGACCACCGACCTCGCCGCCGATCCCGAGGCGGTCGACATTCCGGCGGCCGACATCGTCGACCTGGCGCGCAAGCTGGGGTGTTGA
- a CDS encoding DNA polymerase III subunit delta gives MEIKAAQAEAFLRGYARKPDAALRAVLLFGSDDGLVAERGKALALSVCPDLADPFRVVDITGDALKQDPARLADEFQSMSLMGGRRVVRVRPAGEECLAAVEALLEAPAGDALIVLEAGNLAPASGLRKSVTGSDAGAAIGCYPDSEDALGGLVERVLGEFGLRADAETQEFLIDNLGGDRALSRSELEKLALYKGPAGEGASPEARTISLDEAMAVIGDTAAIGLDDVVDRTFDGDYAGMDRALDRVIGEGVKAPQIVRAVQRHADMLHRLGAAGGNIEGAYARIFPRPHFSRRNTILRQARTWPDTRMADALGLILEADMHTKTTGFPDEAIARRLCLRLAQAARGLQRRRA, from the coding sequence ATGGAGATCAAGGCGGCACAGGCCGAAGCCTTCCTGCGCGGCTATGCCAGGAAACCCGACGCCGCGCTGCGCGCCGTGCTGCTCTTCGGCAGCGACGACGGGCTGGTCGCCGAGCGCGGCAAGGCCCTGGCGCTCAGTGTCTGTCCCGACCTCGCCGATCCGTTCCGCGTCGTCGACATCACCGGTGACGCCCTGAAGCAGGATCCGGCGCGGCTGGCCGACGAGTTCCAGTCGATGTCGCTGATGGGCGGCCGCCGCGTGGTGCGCGTGCGGCCCGCTGGCGAGGAATGCCTGGCCGCCGTCGAGGCGCTGCTCGAGGCGCCGGCCGGCGACGCGCTCATCGTGCTCGAGGCCGGCAACCTCGCGCCGGCATCGGGCCTGCGCAAGAGCGTCACCGGCAGCGACGCCGGCGCCGCCATCGGCTGCTATCCCGACAGCGAGGACGCGCTGGGCGGGCTGGTCGAGCGCGTGCTGGGTGAGTTCGGCCTGCGCGCCGATGCCGAGACGCAGGAATTTCTCATCGACAATCTCGGCGGCGATCGCGCGCTGTCGCGCTCGGAGCTGGAGAAGCTCGCGCTCTACAAGGGCCCGGCCGGCGAGGGCGCATCGCCCGAGGCGCGCACCATCTCCCTCGACGAGGCGATGGCGGTGATCGGCGACACCGCGGCGATCGGCCTCGACGACGTGGTCGACCGCACCTTCGACGGCGACTATGCCGGCATGGACCGCGCGCTCGACCGCGTCATCGGCGAAGGCGTGAAGGCACCGCAGATCGTGCGCGCCGTGCAGCGCCACGCCGACATGCTGCATCGCCTGGGCGCTGCGGGCGGCAACATCGAAGGCGCCTACGCCCGCATCTTCCCGCGCCCGCATTTCAGCCGCCGCAACACGATCCTGCGCCAGGCGCGGACGTGGCCCGACACGCGCATGGCCGACGCGCTGGGCCTGATCCTCGAAGCCGACATGCACACCAAGACCACCGGCTTCCCCGACGAAGCGATCGCGCGACGGCTGTGCCTGCGCCTGGCGCAGGCGGCGCGTGGGTTGCAGCGCCGGCGGGCGTAG
- a CDS encoding metal ABC transporter permease, which translates to MQALYDFLLGPFVEFGFMRRALVACLALSVGSSTIGVFLILRRMSLMGDALAHSLLPGAAVGFLLGGLSLPAMGAGGFAAGILVALLSGVVARFTSLREDASFAASYLTALALGVTMVSLRGSSVDLMHILFGSILAVDDLSLLLVATTATITLVGMAIIYRPLVVECFNPGFLVAMGEKGAIFHYAFLALAVLNMVAAFQAIGTLMALGLVLLPAIAASFWTRDVPSMALVAAPIALFSSYVGLLVSFHSDLPSGPSIVLTAASCYIASLLLGARDSVRQRLSRPAHLHG; encoded by the coding sequence ATGCAAGCCCTCTACGATTTCCTGCTCGGGCCGTTCGTCGAGTTCGGCTTCATGCGCCGCGCGCTGGTGGCGTGCCTGGCGCTGTCGGTGGGCAGCTCGACCATCGGCGTGTTCCTGATCCTGCGCCGCATGAGCCTGATGGGCGATGCGCTGGCCCATTCGCTGCTGCCCGGCGCCGCGGTCGGCTTCCTGCTCGGCGGCCTGTCGCTGCCGGCAATGGGCGCGGGCGGCTTCGCCGCTGGCATCCTGGTGGCGCTGCTGTCGGGCGTCGTCGCGCGCTTCACCTCATTGCGCGAGGACGCGAGCTTCGCCGCGTCCTATCTCACCGCGCTGGCGCTGGGCGTGACCATGGTCTCGCTCAGGGGCTCGAGCGTCGATCTGATGCACATCCTGTTCGGCTCGATCCTCGCCGTCGACGATCTGTCGCTGCTGCTGGTGGCGACGACCGCGACCATCACCCTGGTCGGCATGGCGATCATCTACCGCCCGCTGGTGGTGGAGTGCTTCAACCCCGGCTTCCTCGTGGCGATGGGCGAGAAGGGCGCGATCTTCCACTACGCCTTCCTGGCGCTGGCGGTGCTCAACATGGTCGCCGCCTTCCAGGCGATCGGCACCCTGATGGCGCTCGGCCTGGTGCTGCTGCCGGCGATCGCCGCCTCGTTCTGGACGCGCGACGTGCCGTCGATGGCATTGGTGGCCGCACCCATCGCCCTGTTCTCCAGCTATGTCGGGCTGCTGGTGTCGTTCCACAGCGACCTGCCCTCGGGCCCGTCGATCGTGCTGACGGCGGCTTCCTGCTACATCGCCTCGCTGCTGCTGGGCGCGCGCGATTCGGTGCGTCAACGCCTCTCGCGTCCGGCCCACCTGCACGGCTAG
- a CDS encoding ABC transporter ATP-binding protein: protein MSAALSLRDLTVAYERHPAIHHVSLDVAEGALTAVVGPNGAGKSTLLKAVIGEVGKVEGSVDLAGRSRAKIAYLPQISDIDRSFPISVLEVVLLGRWARIGGFGGASAKDRHDAIHAIEAVGLRGFEQRPISTLSAGQFQRVLFARVLLQDAEIILLDEPFNAIDARTTTDLMALVQRWHADRRTVLCVLHDIEQARARFPDAILLARELVAAGPTAETLSAANLLRARAMAEAWDEDADACLRAAD from the coding sequence ATGAGCGCCGCGCTCAGCCTGCGCGACCTGACGGTCGCCTACGAGCGCCATCCGGCGATCCATCACGTCAGCCTCGACGTCGCCGAGGGTGCGCTGACCGCCGTGGTCGGGCCCAATGGCGCCGGCAAGAGCACGCTTCTGAAGGCGGTGATCGGCGAGGTCGGCAAGGTCGAGGGCAGCGTCGATCTCGCCGGCCGCAGCCGCGCCAAGATCGCCTACCTGCCGCAGATCTCCGACATCGACCGCAGCTTCCCGATCTCGGTGCTCGAGGTCGTGCTGCTGGGCAGGTGGGCGCGCATCGGCGGCTTCGGCGGCGCCAGCGCGAAGGACAGGCACGACGCGATCCACGCCATCGAGGCGGTGGGCCTGCGCGGCTTCGAGCAGCGGCCGATCTCGACGCTCTCGGCCGGCCAGTTCCAGCGCGTGCTGTTCGCGCGCGTGCTGTTGCAGGACGCCGAGATCATCCTGCTCGACGAGCCGTTCAACGCCATCGACGCGCGCACCACCACCGACCTGATGGCGCTGGTGCAGCGCTGGCACGCCGATCGCCGCACGGTGCTGTGCGTGCTGCACGACATCGAGCAGGCGCGCGCCCGCTTCCCCGACGCCATCCTGCTGGCGCGCGAGCTGGTCGCTGCCGGCCCCACCGCCGAGACCTTGAGCGCCGCCAACCTGCTGCGCGCGCGCGCCATGGCGGAAGCCTGGGACGAGGACGCCGATGCCTGCCTGCGCGCGGCCGACTGA
- a CDS encoding DUF1223 domain-containing protein: MTTRRQFARFAAGAALGGLGFASHRSTLAANPLPNAPVVVELFTSQGCSSCPPADRLLGELARRPDVIALSFHVDYWDYIGWKDPFATAATTARQHSYAQALRQRYVYTPEMVFNGAAHDPGTNPARVYKMLRQAAERAGARCNPVLDALSGGRGLVELPRMSGVPLSDIWLLSVDPRHVTPVGRGENRGTTLTNFNVVRSIEKLATWTGEATRLTVPADKLAPGAAMVVLVQTTEHGPILGAARLDRLATN, from the coding sequence ATGACCACCCGACGCCAGTTCGCTCGTTTTGCCGCCGGTGCGGCGCTGGGCGGGCTGGGCTTCGCTTCGCATCGCTCGACCTTGGCTGCGAACCCCCTGCCCAACGCACCGGTCGTGGTCGAGCTGTTCACCTCGCAGGGCTGCTCCTCCTGCCCGCCGGCCGACCGGCTGCTGGGCGAGCTGGCGCGCCGGCCCGACGTGATCGCGCTTTCGTTTCATGTCGATTACTGGGACTACATCGGCTGGAAGGATCCGTTCGCCACCGCGGCGACGACCGCGCGCCAGCACAGCTACGCCCAGGCCCTGAGACAGCGCTACGTTTATACGCCGGAGATGGTGTTCAACGGCGCCGCGCACGATCCGGGCACCAATCCCGCCCGCGTCTACAAGATGCTGCGGCAGGCCGCCGAGCGCGCCGGGGCGCGGTGCAATCCGGTGCTCGACGCGCTGAGCGGCGGGCGCGGCCTGGTCGAGCTGCCCAGGATGTCGGGCGTGCCGTTGTCCGACATCTGGCTGCTGAGCGTCGATCCCCGCCATGTCACGCCGGTAGGCCGCGGCGAGAACCGCGGCACGACGCTGACCAATTTCAACGTGGTGCGCTCGATCGAGAAGCTGGCGACCTGGACCGGCGAGGCGACCCGCCTGACCGTGCCCGCCGACAAGCTGGCGCCGGGCGCAGCCATGGTGGTGCTGGTGCAGACGACCGAGCACGGACCCATCCTGGGCGCGGCGCGGCTGGACCGTCTGGCCACCAACTGA
- a CDS encoding EI24 domain-containing protein, producing the protein MFSAIEKSFGQLLDPKLRWVVLKSLALALVLYIVLWLLLRWAGRSIPSVDIGWLDWALGWLASLMAFVAPLLLFPAFFGMMVGLFLDEVADAVEARHYPQLGVARGTPIWSGIWSGVKFLLLMLGVNLLLLPIYLVLLFIPPTGLILFYAVNGHMAGAMYHEGVGLRRRTAAETKRLRSADSGRVWLTGILIMLMGTVPFLNLLAPVVGTAMMVHVAGALRQPVVPPSFPDASAQRVA; encoded by the coding sequence ATGTTCTCCGCTATCGAGAAATCCTTCGGCCAGCTCCTCGACCCGAAGCTGCGCTGGGTGGTGCTGAAATCCCTCGCCCTGGCGCTGGTGCTCTACATCGTTCTGTGGCTGCTGCTGCGCTGGGCCGGGCGATCGATCCCGAGCGTCGATATCGGCTGGCTCGACTGGGCACTCGGCTGGCTGGCCAGCCTGATGGCCTTCGTCGCGCCGCTCCTGCTGTTCCCGGCCTTTTTCGGCATGATGGTCGGCCTGTTCCTCGACGAGGTCGCCGACGCCGTCGAGGCGCGCCACTATCCGCAGCTGGGCGTGGCGCGCGGCACGCCGATCTGGAGCGGCATCTGGTCGGGCGTGAAGTTCCTGCTGCTGATGCTGGGCGTGAATCTGCTGCTGCTGCCGATCTATCTCGTTCTGCTGTTCATCCCGCCCACCGGCCTGATCCTGTTCTATGCCGTCAACGGTCACATGGCCGGGGCGATGTACCACGAGGGCGTCGGCCTGCGCCGGCGCACGGCGGCCGAGACCAAGAGGCTGCGCTCGGCCGACAGCGGACGCGTGTGGCTGACCGGCATCCTGATCATGCTGATGGGCACGGTGCCGTTCCTCAACCTGCTCGCCCCGGTGGTCGGCACGGCGATGATGGTGCATGTCGCCGGGGCGTTGCGACAGCCGGTGGTGCCGCCGTCTTTCCCGGACGCATCGGCGCAGCGCGTTGCCTGA
- the gtdA gene encoding gentisate 1,2-dioxygenase produces the protein MTAEPARTGANARRDFYERIGALSMAPLWESMHQLVPPSPSPKYVPAHWSYERVRPYLIESGALITAKEAIRRVLILENPALRGTACATPTLYAGLQLILPGEIAPSHRHTQSALRFIVEGEGAYTAVDGERTIMREGDFVITPSWTWHDHGNDSSKPMVWLDGLDIPIVAMFNAGFAENGAEDEQAVTRPEGDSDARYAAGLLPVDHKASRQASPIFNYPYARTREALARLARAGAPDACHGHKLRYVNPATGGAPIATMGTFMQLLPEGFATAPYRSTDGTVVSVVEGEGETTIGEQVIRWKKRDHFIVPSWMTVTHKASAESVLFSFSDRPIQERLDLWREDRGGK, from the coding sequence ATGACTGCCGAGCCCGCGCGCACCGGCGCCAATGCCCGCCGCGATTTCTACGAGCGCATCGGCGCACTCTCGATGGCGCCGCTGTGGGAGTCGATGCACCAGCTCGTGCCGCCTTCGCCTTCGCCGAAGTACGTGCCGGCACACTGGAGCTACGAGCGGGTGCGGCCCTACCTGATCGAGTCGGGCGCGCTGATCACCGCCAAGGAAGCGATCCGCCGCGTGCTGATCCTCGAGAATCCGGCGCTCAGGGGCACGGCCTGCGCCACGCCCACGCTCTACGCCGGCCTGCAGCTGATCCTGCCCGGCGAGATCGCGCCCAGCCATCGCCACACGCAATCGGCGCTGCGCTTCATCGTCGAGGGCGAGGGCGCCTATACCGCGGTCGACGGCGAGCGCACCATCATGCGCGAGGGCGACTTCGTCATCACGCCGTCGTGGACCTGGCACGATCACGGCAACGATTCGTCCAAGCCGATGGTCTGGCTCGACGGCCTCGACATCCCGATCGTGGCGATGTTCAACGCCGGCTTCGCCGAGAACGGCGCCGAGGACGAGCAGGCGGTGACGCGGCCGGAAGGCGATTCCGACGCGCGCTACGCCGCGGGCCTGCTGCCGGTCGATCACAAGGCCTCGCGCCAGGCCTCGCCGATCTTCAACTATCCCTATGCCCGTACCCGCGAGGCACTGGCGCGCCTGGCCAGGGCCGGCGCGCCCGATGCCTGCCACGGCCACAAGCTGCGCTACGTCAACCCCGCCACCGGCGGCGCGCCGATCGCCACCATGGGCACCTTCATGCAGCTGCTGCCCGAGGGCTTCGCGACCGCGCCCTATCGCAGCACCGACGGCACGGTGGTCTCGGTGGTCGAAGGCGAGGGCGAAACGACGATCGGCGAGCAGGTCATCCGCTGGAAGAAGCGCGATCACTTCATCGTGCCGAGCTGGATGACGGTGACGCACAAGGCTTCGGCCGAGTCGGTGCTGTTCAGCTTCTCCGACCGGCCGATCCAGGAACGGCTGGATCTGTGGCGCGAGGACCGCGGCGGGAAGTAG
- a CDS encoding gamma-glutamyl-gamma-aminobutyrate hydrolase family protein — protein MSRPLVGISACRRQIKAWTIHSVGERYVRAVVEAVTATPILLPAVGVGDQGLDLDRILDAVDGVLLTGSPSNVEPFNYGGRDPRPGVAADPARDSTTLPVIRGAIARGIPLLAICRGIQEVNVALGGTLHAHVEEIPGRMDHRSPRVDSLEDKVAPAHAIDIAEGGLLQRITGLKHAEVNSLHGQGIAQVAPGARVEAVAPDGQVEAISLPGAAGFMLAVQWHPEHRALENPLSRAIFHAFGEACRARMAERHGLPLRAAAE, from the coding sequence ATGTCGCGTCCCCTTGTCGGTATCTCCGCCTGCCGCCGCCAGATCAAGGCGTGGACCATCCACTCGGTCGGCGAGCGCTATGTCAGGGCCGTCGTCGAGGCGGTCACCGCCACCCCGATCCTGCTGCCGGCCGTCGGGGTCGGCGATCAGGGCCTCGATCTCGATCGCATCCTCGACGCCGTCGACGGCGTGCTGCTGACCGGCAGCCCCTCGAACGTCGAGCCGTTCAACTATGGCGGCCGCGATCCGCGGCCGGGCGTCGCGGCCGATCCGGCGCGCGATTCCACCACCCTGCCGGTGATCCGCGGCGCCATCGCGCGCGGCATCCCGCTGCTCGCCATCTGCCGCGGCATCCAGGAGGTCAATGTCGCCCTGGGCGGCACGCTGCACGCGCATGTCGAGGAGATTCCCGGGCGGATGGACCACCGCTCGCCGCGCGTCGACAGCCTCGAGGACAAGGTGGCGCCGGCGCACGCCATCGACATCGCCGAGGGCGGTCTCCTGCAGCGCATCACCGGCCTGAAGCACGCCGAGGTCAACTCGCTGCACGGCCAGGGCATCGCCCAGGTGGCGCCTGGCGCGCGCGTCGAGGCGGTGGCGCCCGACGGCCAGGTCGAGGCGATCAGCCTGCCGGGCGCGGCGGGCTTCATGCTCGCGGTGCAATGGCATCCCGAGCACCGCGCGCTGGAGAACCCGCTGTCGCGCGCCATCTTCCATGCCTTCGGCGAGGCCTGCCGCGCGCGGATGGCCGAACGCCACGGCCTGCCGCTACGCGCCGCAGCCGAGTAG
- the secB gene encoding protein-export chaperone SecB, which yields MSDTNQPAGQAPITIHGQYIKDMSFENPRAPQSLQLTAPPQYNLNVRCDARNLEQPGMFEVTMSVELDGKDDQGQMIFIMELAYAGVVSVGAVPQEAIGPIIGIHVPMLLFPFARAIITATLSQAALPPLLLQPVDFAALYQQQMAQTPSTPVGHA from the coding sequence ATGAGCGACACCAACCAGCCGGCCGGCCAGGCGCCGATCACCATCCACGGCCAGTACATCAAGGACATGTCGTTCGAGAACCCGCGCGCGCCGCAGAGCCTGCAGCTCACCGCGCCGCCGCAGTACAACCTCAACGTCCGCTGCGATGCGCGCAACCTCGAGCAGCCCGGCATGTTCGAGGTGACGATGAGCGTCGAGCTCGACGGCAAGGACGACCAGGGCCAGATGATCTTCATCATGGAGCTGGCCTATGCCGGCGTCGTCAGCGTCGGCGCCGTGCCGCAGGAAGCGATCGGGCCGATCATCGGCATCCACGTGCCGATGCTGCTGTTCCCCTTCGCCCGCGCCATCATCACCGCGACCTTGAGCCAGGCGGCCCTGCCGCCGCTCCTGCTGCAGCCGGTCGATTTCGCCGCGCTCTACCAGCAGCAGATGGCGCAGACCCCCAGCACGCCGGTCGGGCACGCGTAG
- the dnaQ gene encoding DNA polymerase III subunit epsilon has translation MTREIAFDTETTGLDPRAGHRLVEIGCVELIHGMPSGRSWHSYLNPERDMPEEAFAVHGLSVDFLQDKPLFGDVAEGFLEFVADATLVIHNAAFDLGFINAELDRIGRPALSNAFVDTVSVARRKFPGQRNSLDALCERFGIDNAHRTRHGALLDAELLAEVYVELNGGRQRGLDLAATTTTVTVQVSEGAVAVSVVREARVHAPSAAELAAHEAFLKKLSEPIWLK, from the coding sequence ATGACCCGTGAAATCGCCTTCGACACCGAGACGACCGGGCTCGATCCGCGGGCCGGCCACCGGCTGGTCGAGATCGGCTGCGTCGAGCTGATCCACGGCATGCCCAGCGGCCGGTCCTGGCACAGCTACCTCAACCCCGAGCGCGACATGCCGGAGGAAGCCTTCGCCGTTCACGGCCTGTCGGTCGACTTCCTGCAGGACAAGCCGCTGTTCGGCGACGTCGCCGAAGGTTTCCTCGAGTTCGTCGCCGACGCCACGCTGGTGATCCACAACGCCGCCTTCGACCTGGGCTTCATCAACGCCGAGCTCGACCGGATCGGCCGGCCGGCGCTGAGCAACGCCTTCGTCGATACGGTAAGCGTGGCGCGGCGCAAGTTCCCCGGCCAGCGCAACAGCCTGGATGCGCTGTGCGAGCGCTTCGGCATCGACAACGCCCATCGTACCCGGCACGGCGCGCTGCTCGACGCGGAGCTGCTCGCCGAGGTCTATGTCGAGCTCAATGGCGGCCGCCAGCGCGGCCTCGACCTCGCCGCCACCACCACCACCGTCACCGTGCAGGTGAGCGAAGGCGCGGTGGCGGTCAGCGTCGTGCGCGAAGCGCGCGTGCATGCGCCGTCGGCCGCCGAGCTGGCGGCGCACGAGGCCTTCCTGAAGAAGCTCAGCGAGCCGATCTGGCTGAAGTGA
- the coaE gene encoding dephospho-CoA kinase (Dephospho-CoA kinase (CoaE) performs the final step in coenzyme A biosynthesis.), with product MMIVGLTGSIGMGKSTATRLLRSMGIPVYDADAAVHAVQAPGGEALAPIEAAFPGSVKNGVLDRAALGAKVFGDPAALRRLEGIVHPLVGRRQRAFLKKWALRRAPIVVLDIPLLFEGNGHRRVDATMVVSSPYFLQKQRVLARPGMTAEKFDDIHRRQVPDSIKRRHADFVLPSNAGIGPTRAALARALKELRNRKGRFWPGRPLYERRTAELARSRRGRPP from the coding sequence ATGATGATCGTCGGCCTGACGGGCTCCATCGGCATGGGCAAGTCCACCGCCACGCGTTTGCTGCGCAGCATGGGCATCCCGGTCTACGACGCCGACGCCGCGGTCCACGCCGTGCAGGCGCCCGGCGGCGAGGCCCTGGCGCCGATCGAGGCGGCCTTCCCCGGCTCGGTGAAGAACGGCGTGCTCGACCGCGCCGCCTTGGGCGCCAAGGTGTTTGGCGACCCCGCCGCCTTGCGCCGGCTGGAGGGCATCGTCCATCCGCTTGTCGGCCGCCGGCAGCGCGCCTTCCTCAAGAAATGGGCGTTGCGCCGCGCCCCGATCGTCGTGCTCGACATCCCGCTGCTGTTCGAAGGCAACGGCCATCGCCGGGTCGATGCGACGATGGTCGTCAGTTCTCCTTACTTCCTGCAAAAACAGCGCGTCCTCGCGCGCCCCGGGATGACGGCCGAGAAGTTCGACGACATCCACCGCCGCCAGGTCCCCGACAGCATCAAGCGCCGGCACGCCGATTTCGTCCTGCCCAGCAACGCCGGCATCGGGCCGACCCGCGCGGCGCTCGCCCGGGCCCTGAAGGAACTCCGCAATCGCAAGGGCCGCTTCTGGCCGGGCCGGCCGCTCTACGAGCGACGCACGGCCGAGCTCGCCCGCAGCCGCCGAGGCCGCCCGCCATGA
- a CDS encoding type II toxin-antitoxin system PemK/MazF family toxin has protein sequence MIFDRYDVVALPHPLNDAQPSARRPAVVLSTRTFNISQGHTLCAMVTSSAGGWSSDVPIVDLQTAGLPVPSVVRLKLFVVENAKAERRLGELARKDAKALRRALRSALGEDE, from the coding sequence GTGATCTTTGACCGCTACGACGTGGTGGCGCTGCCGCATCCGCTGAACGACGCGCAGCCCTCCGCCCGGAGGCCCGCGGTCGTGCTGTCGACCCGCACTTTCAACATCAGCCAGGGCCATACGCTGTGCGCCATGGTAACCAGCTCGGCCGGCGGCTGGTCGAGCGACGTGCCGATCGTCGACCTGCAGACCGCCGGCCTGCCGGTGCCGTCGGTGGTGCGGCTCAAGCTGTTCGTGGTCGAGAACGCCAAGGCCGAGCGCCGCCTGGGAGAGCTGGCGCGCAAGGACGCCAAGGCGCTGCGCCGCGCCCTGCGCTCGGCGCTGGGCGAGGACGAATGA
- a CDS encoding AbrB/MazE/SpoVT family DNA-binding domain-containing protein, which translates to MRLISRITSKGQITIPKAVRSALGLQDGDLVSFALGDQQAVLHRIAPQSEAAPGGAVGTDLTEWASPADEDAYRDL; encoded by the coding sequence ATGCGGCTGATCAGCAGGATCACCAGCAAAGGACAGATCACCATCCCCAAGGCCGTGCGTTCGGCGCTCGGCCTGCAGGATGGCGACTTGGTATCCTTCGCGCTGGGTGACCAGCAGGCGGTATTGCACAGGATCGCCCCGCAATCGGAGGCCGCGCCCGGCGGGGCGGTCGGCACCGACCTCACCGAGTGGGCCAGCCCGGCCGACGAGGACGCCTACCGTGATCTTTGA
- a CDS encoding quinone oxidoreductase has protein sequence MVKAVQIRQAGGPEVMEYTDVEVGKPGAGEVRIRHTAIGLNFIDIYTRSGLYPVPMPNCIGREGAGVVLEVGPRVKGFKKGDRVAYCGSGPGAYAEERVLPAALLLKVPNGISDKQAAAMMLKGMTTEYLIRRTHKCKKGDIVLFHAAAGGVGLLFGQWAKAIGVKAIGTVSSPEKAAIAKKHGYTWVIDYSKEDVVARVKEITKGKGVPAVYDGVGKDTWDISLKCLAPLGTLASFGNASGPVPPVAPAVLGGNLSAFLTRPSLGAYTSTRKDLEGSAKALFKMVKSGKIKITIDQTYALKDAAQAHRDLESRKTTGQTVLIP, from the coding sequence ATGGTCAAGGCAGTGCAGATCCGGCAGGCTGGCGGACCCGAGGTGATGGAATACACCGATGTCGAGGTCGGCAAGCCCGGCGCCGGCGAAGTGCGCATCCGTCATACCGCGATCGGCCTGAACTTCATCGACATCTATACGCGCTCCGGTCTCTATCCGGTGCCGATGCCCAACTGCATCGGCCGCGAGGGTGCCGGCGTGGTGCTCGAGGTCGGGCCGAGGGTGAAGGGCTTCAAGAAGGGCGACCGGGTCGCCTATTGCGGCAGCGGGCCGGGCGCCTATGCCGAGGAGCGTGTGCTGCCCGCCGCCCTCCTGCTGAAGGTGCCCAACGGGATCAGCGACAAGCAGGCCGCCGCGATGATGCTCAAGGGCATGACGACGGAGTACCTGATCCGCCGCACCCACAAGTGCAAGAAGGGCGACATCGTGCTGTTCCACGCCGCCGCCGGCGGTGTCGGGCTGCTGTTTGGCCAGTGGGCCAAGGCGATCGGCGTCAAGGCGATCGGCACGGTGTCCTCGCCGGAGAAGGCGGCGATCGCCAAGAAGCATGGTTACACCTGGGTGATCGACTACTCGAAGGAAGACGTGGTGGCGCGGGTCAAGGAGATTACCAAGGGCAAGGGCGTGCCCGCGGTCTATGACGGTGTCGGCAAGGACACCTGGGACATCTCGCTGAAATGCCTCGCCCCACTGGGGACGCTGGCGAGCTTCGGCAATGCCTCGGGGCCGGTGCCACCGGTGGCGCCGGCGGTCCTCGGCGGCAACCTTTCGGCCTTCCTGACCCGGCCGAGCCTGGGCGCCTATACCTCGACGCGGAAGGATCTCGAGGGCAGCGCCAAGGCGCTGTTCAAGATGGTCAAGAGCGGCAAGATCAAGATCACCATCGACCAGACCTATGCGCTGAAGGATGCTGCGCAGGCGCATCGCGACCTCGAAAGCCGCAAGACGACCGGTCAGACGGTTCTGATCCCCTAG